tgtgaagttatgggccaatttgttAAACACTTAATGTACAAACCCTCAGTTTCAGGCTGATGGCAAAGCTAGCTAAAgtgcattttactggttgaagtgttttataagtataaagcagttgatttgttcacacaggagagatacggGACTATAGTGGATCctttggggagcctcaacaacaacatgatgctgaagaggcagagaagagtctctccacatcagaacacctcaagaaacaccctcagagacccacagggaagaaatctcactgctgctctgactgtgggaagagattaaACTCCTCAGTAAAACTTAAAATACATCAAAGAATTCACACaagagagaaaccatatagctgtgctcaatgtgggaaaagttttgttaaatctagccatctgactgaacaccagagaacacacacaggagagaaatcttatagctgtggtcaatgtgggaaaagttttactacatctagccagctgacttcacaccagagaacacacacaggagagaaaccttatagctgtggtcaatgtgggaagagttttagtcaatttggagatctgacagtgcaccagagaatacacacaggagagaaaccttatagctgtgatcaatgtgggaagagtttttcttcttCTAGCTATCTAACTctacaccatagaacacacacaggagagaaaccttatagctgtgatcaatgtgggaagagttttactacatctagccagctgacttcacaccagagaacacacacaggagagaaaccttatagctgtggtcaatgtgggaagagttttagtcaatctggagatctgacagtgcaccagagaatacacacaggagagaaaccttatagctgtgatcaatgtgggaagagtttttcttcttCTAGCTATCTAACTctacaccatagaacacacacaggagagaaatcttatagctgtaatcaatgtgggaagagttttagtcaatctagctctctgacagtgcaccagagaatacacacaggagagaaaccatttagctgtgatcaatgtgggaagagtttttctacttCTAGCTATCTAAATATACActatagaacacacacaggagagaaacctcttagctgtggtcaatgtgggaagcgttttagtcaatctggagatctgacagtgcaccagagaatacacacaggagagaaaccatttagctgtgatcaatgtgggaagagtttttcttcttctagctctctaactatacaccatagaacacacacaggagagaaaccttatagctgtaatcaatgtgggaagagttttagtaaTTCTAGCTAtgtgacagtgcaccagagaatacacacaggagtgaaaccatttagctgtgaccagagataatctgataaaagatctctgatcaaatatCAGAACATttatgaaggagttgtttcatgatatcaatgaattaatgtcacaatgtagaatgttttaacattgtagtaggagtattttaatgtctcaatgtagaatgttttaatatatagtatattaatatactctgcagtcagtcagtcagaatgtcacaatgtagaaccctaaacgt
The DNA window shown above is from Salvelinus fontinalis isolate EN_2023a chromosome 40, ASM2944872v1, whole genome shotgun sequence and carries:
- the LOC129839885 gene encoding zinc finger protein 883-like yields the protein MSSLNYSLPAEEETVCWTEKEALIKEEEEEKDVTIQKQVEGEVVTLKEEDKDVTVKEEAFRVKEEVGVTVKDEEVSVFEVKAEEGENTVKSEEEEEEEEEETVTIQKQVEGEVVTLKEEEKDVSVKEEEDVTVKEEAFRVKEEEGVTVKDEEVSVFEVKAEEGENTVKSEEEEEETGYLGPFSQTQFKASSGSKDELSHKMVLRNRAVITTGEIRDYSGSFGEPQQQHDAEEAEKSLSTSEHLKKHPQRPTGKKSHCCSDCGKRLNSSVKLKIHQRIHTREKPYSCAQCGKSFVKSSHLTEHQRTHTGEKSYSCGQCGKSFTTSSQLTSHQRTHTGEKPYSCGQCGKSFSQFGDLTVHQRIHTGEKPYSCDQCGKSFSSSSYLTLHHRTHTGEKPYSCDQCGKSFTTSSQLTSHQRTHTGEKPYSCGQCGKSFSQSGDLTVHQRIHTGEKPYSCDQCGKSFSSSSYLTLHHRTHTGEKSYSCNQCGKSFSQSSSLTVHQRIHTGEKPFSCDQCGKSFSTSSYLNIHYRTHTGEKPLSCGQCGKRFSQSGDLTVHQRIHTGEKPFSCDQCGKSFSSSSSLTIHHRTHTGEKPYSCNQCGKSFSNSSYVTVHQRIHTGVKPFSCDQR